A stretch of the Paucidesulfovibrio longus DSM 6739 genome encodes the following:
- a CDS encoding OmpA family protein has protein sequence MPSPRPFRSCTDPVSRFALLVFLAAALLFSACAMPLVSAVKKLDGQAERIRAELFNKGSVNLDIRFASGKAEILPISIPLLNDAAKALQDIDKDDYLLQIIGHTDTSGPSSYNEQLSLERARAVLAYLRDQKDVPWWFMVPVGRGESEPRVSPETSAADRAANRRVELRLVRKD, from the coding sequence ATGCCGAGCCCGCGCCCCTTCAGAAGCTGCACCGATCCCGTATCCCGATTCGCGCTGCTTGTTTTTCTCGCAGCCGCCCTGCTCTTCTCCGCCTGCGCCATGCCCCTGGTCAGCGCAGTGAAAAAACTCGACGGCCAGGCCGAGCGCATTCGCGCGGAACTCTTCAACAAGGGCTCCGTCAACCTGGATATCCGCTTCGCCAGCGGCAAGGCCGAGATTCTTCCGATCTCCATTCCCCTGCTCAACGACGCGGCCAAAGCGCTCCAGGACATCGACAAGGACGACTACCTGCTCCAGATCATCGGCCACACGGACACGAGCGGCCCGTCGAGCTACAACGAGCAGCTCTCCCTGGAGCGTGCCCGGGCCGTGCTCGCCTATCTCCGCGACCAGAAGGACGTACCCTGGTGGTTCATGGTGCCGGTCGGCAGGGGCGAGTCCGAACCGCGCGTCAGCCCCGAGACCTCGGCAGCGGACCGCGCCGCCAACCGTCGCGTCGAATTGCGTTTGGTCCGCAAGGACTGA
- a CDS encoding DsrE/DsrF/DrsH-like family protein — MEKEKAGFVCVKDTLDGAYPSLVLGINAARMGMESKIFYSFMGLNLVIEGGFDRAKYFPEGAMGIIPGMASLATGMMKRKIEKANIPSLAELQEMAQIEGVELIACKMTIDMMELDESRLIPDVKVWTAEDFMRFAKECKVCLFT, encoded by the coding sequence ATGGAAAAGGAAAAGGCCGGATTCGTCTGCGTCAAGGACACCCTCGACGGCGCGTACCCTTCCCTGGTGCTGGGCATCAACGCCGCCCGCATGGGCATGGAAAGCAAGATTTTCTATTCCTTCATGGGCCTGAACCTCGTCATTGAAGGCGGATTCGACCGCGCCAAGTATTTCCCCGAAGGCGCCATGGGCATCATTCCCGGCATGGCCAGCCTCGCGACCGGCATGATGAAGCGCAAGATCGAGAAGGCGAACATCCCCAGCCTGGCGGAATTGCAGGAAATGGCCCAGATCGAAGGGGTGGAGCTCATCGCCTGCAAAATGACCATCGACATGATGGAACTGGACGAAAGCAGGCTCATCCCGGACGTCAAGGTCTGGACCGCGGAGGACTTCATGCGCTTCGCCAAAGAGTGCAAGGTCTGCCTGTTCACCTGA
- a CDS encoding response regulator — translation MSEKVLLVDDETEFLENLSERMSMRGMNVSTADNPASALKAVDEDSYDAIVLDLQMPDMNGIELLKFIREKHPEMQVILLTGHATLEKGVEAMKLGAMDFMEKPADINALTEKIKKAQARKIVLVEKMTEEKIKEIMNTKGW, via the coding sequence ATGTCTGAAAAGGTACTGCTCGTCGACGACGAAACCGAGTTCCTGGAAAATCTGTCCGAGCGCATGTCCATGCGCGGAATGAACGTGTCCACCGCCGACAACCCCGCTTCGGCGCTCAAGGCCGTGGATGAGGACTCCTACGACGCCATCGTGCTCGATCTCCAGATGCCGGACATGAACGGCATTGAACTGCTCAAGTTCATTCGCGAGAAGCACCCGGAGATGCAGGTGATCCTGCTCACGGGGCACGCCACGCTGGAAAAGGGCGTGGAAGCCATGAAGCTCGGCGCCATGGACTTCATGGAGAAGCCCGCGGACATCAATGCCCTCACCGAGAAGATCAAGAAGGCCCAGGCCCGCAAGATCGTGCTCGTGGAGAAGATGACCGAAGAGAAGATCAAGGAAATCATGAATACGAAGGGCTGGTAG
- a CDS encoding YcaO-like family protein, translated as MLYELKLMDTVAGVGCFSAMPGPNLSLNQVLDHLRAAPFDDFMHHFALQQLGKLRTRKVEQYIEAACAAPDKDPALAALLYEACLSHFRFAHLRERMDGLDLAMLARNSPSVTIRSHLLKDQKLHREWAKRFAAESMDHTPLPKPDQAGMPLPYSEEELRPARKSVGASEVRAALVDRLPPAKARKPALETALDALEKLDRAGAFATPEMQHKACLSPFARLRHWMFKLSVRNGRNEYTFNGMQTSYGRGFDADSTRASYSMEVAERFSSYASIGRKSIGGISGPADLFQGTLDQARAAGHALDLTALRTEVPYQGQSLCWMPGECATPQGPTATRIPVQLVYLFCNLDEQNLFSALGSTGLASGNTVSEARVAALCEVVERDADAVQPLDMRDCFRIETDDPKVRKHLDALAECGIHVWFQDMTSELGVPCYKSIVLGIRGDVNQGMGCGLDGKRALLSALTETPYPFPGPATSPAPDGLPLRRLEDLPDLSTGSADGDLMVLEQTLLANGYTPHYADLTRKDLDIPVCRAVVPGLEIVSDFDRFTRLSPRLFRNYLRLFDKP; from the coding sequence ATGCTTTATGAGTTGAAACTGATGGACACCGTGGCCGGAGTGGGCTGCTTTTCCGCCATGCCCGGACCGAACCTGAGCCTGAACCAGGTGCTCGACCACCTGCGCGCCGCGCCCTTCGACGACTTCATGCACCACTTCGCCCTCCAGCAGCTCGGCAAGCTGCGCACGCGCAAGGTCGAGCAGTACATCGAAGCGGCCTGCGCGGCTCCGGACAAGGATCCCGCGCTGGCGGCGCTGCTCTATGAAGCCTGCCTGTCCCATTTCCGCTTCGCGCACCTGCGCGAGCGCATGGACGGCCTGGACCTGGCCATGCTGGCCCGCAACTCGCCCAGCGTGACCATCCGCTCGCACCTGCTCAAGGATCAGAAACTGCACCGGGAGTGGGCCAAGCGCTTCGCGGCGGAGAGCATGGACCATACGCCCCTGCCGAAACCGGATCAGGCCGGAATGCCCCTGCCCTACTCCGAAGAGGAACTGCGCCCCGCCCGGAAAAGCGTCGGTGCATCGGAGGTGCGCGCCGCCCTCGTGGACCGGCTTCCACCGGCCAAGGCGCGCAAGCCCGCCTTGGAAACGGCGCTCGACGCCCTGGAAAAGCTGGACAGGGCCGGAGCGTTCGCCACGCCGGAGATGCAGCACAAGGCCTGCCTGAGCCCCTTTGCCCGGCTCCGGCACTGGATGTTCAAGCTCAGCGTCCGCAACGGCCGCAACGAATACACCTTCAACGGCATGCAGACGAGCTACGGCAGAGGTTTCGACGCGGATTCCACGCGCGCATCCTACTCCATGGAGGTCGCCGAGCGCTTTTCCTCCTACGCATCCATCGGCCGCAAGAGCATCGGCGGCATCAGCGGCCCCGCCGACCTCTTCCAGGGCACCCTGGACCAGGCCCGCGCCGCAGGGCACGCCCTGGACCTCACGGCCCTGCGCACGGAAGTGCCCTACCAGGGGCAAAGCCTCTGCTGGATGCCGGGCGAATGCGCCACGCCCCAGGGGCCGACAGCGACCCGCATCCCCGTGCAGCTGGTCTATCTTTTCTGCAACCTCGACGAGCAGAATCTCTTCAGCGCGCTCGGCTCCACGGGCCTGGCTTCCGGCAACACCGTGAGCGAGGCGCGCGTCGCCGCCCTCTGCGAGGTCGTCGAGAGGGACGCGGACGCGGTCCAGCCCCTGGACATGCGCGACTGCTTCCGCATCGAGACGGACGACCCCAAGGTTCGCAAGCATCTCGACGCGCTGGCGGAATGCGGCATCCACGTCTGGTTCCAGGACATGACGTCGGAATTGGGCGTGCCCTGCTACAAATCCATCGTCCTCGGCATCCGGGGCGACGTGAACCAGGGCATGGGCTGCGGCCTGGACGGCAAACGGGCGCTGCTTTCGGCGCTGACGGAAACGCCTTACCCCTTCCCCGGCCCGGCCACGAGCCCCGCGCCGGATGGCCTGCCCCTGCGCAGGCTGGAAGACCTGCCCGACCTTTCCACGGGCAGCGCCGACGGCGACCTGATGGTGCTGGAACAAACGCTGCTGGCCAACGGCTACACCCCGCACTACGCCGACCTGACGCGCAAAGACCTGGACATCCCGGTCTGCCGGGCCGTTGTGCCGGGCCTGGAAATCGTCAGCGACTTCGACAGGTTCACGCGACTCAGCCCGCGCCTGTTCCGCAACTACCTGCGGCTCTTCGACAAGCCCTAG